From a single Bacillus gobiensis genomic region:
- a CDS encoding N-acetyldiaminopimelate deacetylase codes for MDTEQLIAIRRDLHKIPEIGFQEFETQKYILNILSRYPSERVEIKTWKTGIFVKIAGTSPKKVIGYRADMDGLSITEETSYDFSSIHEGKMHACGHDLHMTIALGLVDWFVGNPVKDDLLFLFQPAEEGPGGAKPMLDSKVMEEWKPDMIMALHIAPELPVGTIATRSGLLFANTSELVIDFNGKGGHAAFPHLSQDMVVAASSFVTQLQSIISRNVDPLDSAVITIGTIRGGSAQNIIAEKARLEGTIRTLSVPAMAEVKKRIETMAKGTGISYQCDVNVSYPAAYRQVFNDDQYVRDFMSFVSDEGLADVRVCAPAMTGEDFGYMVEQIPGFMFWLGVDSSYGLHHSKLKPDERAIENAVDIVKQYLSRTANN; via the coding sequence ATGGACACTGAGCAATTAATCGCGATTCGCAGGGATCTGCATAAAATCCCTGAAATTGGCTTTCAGGAGTTTGAGACCCAAAAATATATTCTTAATATTTTGTCTCGCTATCCATCTGAAAGGGTAGAAATAAAAACATGGAAAACGGGCATTTTCGTGAAAATAGCCGGGACAAGTCCAAAGAAAGTAATTGGTTATCGTGCAGATATGGACGGACTTTCAATTACGGAAGAAACCAGCTATGATTTCTCCTCAATTCACGAAGGAAAAATGCATGCATGCGGACATGACTTACATATGACCATTGCGTTAGGCTTGGTTGATTGGTTTGTGGGAAACCCTGTGAAAGATGATCTTCTCTTTTTGTTTCAGCCTGCTGAAGAGGGACCTGGCGGAGCTAAGCCTATGCTTGACAGCAAGGTGATGGAGGAGTGGAAGCCGGATATGATTATGGCTCTTCACATTGCTCCCGAGCTTCCTGTAGGGACGATAGCGACAAGAAGCGGATTATTGTTCGCAAACACATCCGAGCTTGTCATAGATTTTAATGGAAAGGGAGGGCATGCAGCCTTTCCGCATCTTTCGCAAGATATGGTAGTGGCAGCGAGCTCTTTTGTGACCCAACTGCAATCCATCATTTCAAGAAATGTTGACCCTTTGGACAGTGCGGTAATTACCATTGGTACAATCAGAGGAGGATCAGCTCAAAACATTATCGCCGAAAAAGCCAGGCTTGAAGGGACAATCCGTACCCTGTCCGTTCCAGCAATGGCAGAAGTGAAAAAAAGGATAGAGACAATGGCAAAAGGGACTGGAATATCGTATCAATGCGATGTGAACGTAAGTTATCCAGCCGCATATCGGCAGGTATTCAATGATGACCAATACGTTCGCGACTTTATGTCTTTTGTTTCAGATGAAGGACTGGCTGACGTACGGGTTTGTGCTCCCGCAATGACAGGTGAGGATTTTGGTTATATGGTGGAGCAGATTCCTGGGTTTATGTTCTGGCTGGGAGTTGATTCATCCTATGGACTTCACCATTCCAAGCTGAAGCCTGACGAAAGAGCGATAGAAAATGCTGTGGATATCGTCAAACAATATTTATCAAGGACTGCGAATAATTGA
- a CDS encoding ribonuclease H-like YkuK family protein, translated as MRNSLRFYNLSEDQMSMQDVIHRLKSFILRDPRSAYVLSIGTDSQVHQEYTKFITAVHLHRIGRGAWGCLKHTVIKRPIHSLREKISLETAYSQEITAIFLEKYFEEITDLLLPFTGEGADLTLEVHLDVGKKGQTKELIQEMTGRITAMGIEAKIKPDSYTAFSYANRYTK; from the coding sequence ATGAGAAATTCCTTGAGATTTTATAACCTATCCGAAGATCAAATGTCGATGCAGGATGTCATTCACAGGCTGAAATCATTCATCTTGAGGGATCCACGGTCGGCGTATGTACTGTCCATAGGAACGGATTCACAAGTCCATCAGGAGTATACAAAATTTATTACAGCGGTACATCTCCATCGAATAGGAAGAGGTGCATGGGGATGCTTGAAACATACTGTTATTAAAAGGCCAATACATAGCCTCAGGGAAAAAATTTCATTGGAAACTGCCTACAGCCAAGAGATAACGGCTATTTTTCTCGAGAAATATTTTGAAGAGATCACGGACCTCCTTCTCCCTTTTACGGGGGAAGGAGCGGATCTCACTCTAGAAGTCCATTTGGATGTAGGAAAAAAAGGCCAGACGAAAGAACTTATTCAAGAGATGACAGGCAGGATAACTGCCATGGGAATAGAAGCAAAGATTAAGCCAGACTCATATACTGCGTTTAGCTATGCAAATCGTTATACGAAATAG
- the ahpA gene encoding biofilm-specific peroxidase AhpA, whose protein sequence is MAERFVGKQAPRFEMEAVLANKEFGKVSLEENMKNDKWTVLFFYPMDFTFVCPTEITAMSDRYDEFEDLDAEVIGVSTDTIHTHLAWINTDRKENGLGDLRYPLAADTNHAVSRDYGVLIEEEGVALRGLYIINPEGELQYQTVFHNNIGRDVDETLRVLQALQTGGLCPANWKPGQATL, encoded by the coding sequence ATGGCTGAGCGTTTTGTAGGTAAACAAGCTCCTCGTTTTGAGATGGAGGCAGTGCTTGCGAACAAGGAATTCGGGAAAGTAAGTTTAGAAGAAAACATGAAAAATGATAAATGGACAGTATTATTCTTTTATCCAATGGACTTTACTTTCGTATGTCCAACTGAAATTACAGCAATGTCTGATCGCTATGATGAGTTTGAAGATCTTGATGCAGAAGTGATCGGTGTTTCTACAGATACGATTCATACTCACCTTGCTTGGATCAATACAGACCGCAAAGAAAACGGCCTGGGAGACTTAAGGTATCCTCTTGCAGCTGATACAAATCACGCTGTATCAAGAGATTACGGTGTATTGATTGAAGAAGAAGGGGTTGCCTTGCGCGGATTGTATATTATCAACCCTGAAGGTGAGCTTCAATACCAAACTGTGTTCCATAACAACATTGGCCGCGATGTTGATGAGACTTTACGTGTACTTCAAGCTCTTCAAACTGGAGGACTTTGCCCGGCAAACTGGAAACCAGGACAAGCTACTCTTTAA
- a CDS encoding TlpA family protein disulfide reductase produces the protein MKLRQPMPELTGATEWLNGHVEKEDLVGEKPTLIHFWSVSCHLCKEAMPQVNEFRDQYKDKLNVVAVHMPRSEDDLDIEKIKQVAGDHDISQPIFVDSGHKLTDSFENEYVPAYYVFDKTGQLRHFQAGGSGMKMLEKRVNRVLSETE, from the coding sequence ATGAAATTGCGTCAGCCTATGCCGGAATTAACCGGTGCAACAGAATGGCTAAACGGTCATGTTGAAAAAGAAGATTTAGTTGGAGAAAAACCAACGTTAATCCACTTTTGGTCTGTGAGCTGTCACTTATGTAAAGAAGCAATGCCTCAAGTCAATGAATTTCGTGATCAATATAAAGATAAATTGAATGTCGTTGCGGTTCATATGCCTCGTTCTGAAGATGATCTTGATATTGAAAAAATTAAACAGGTTGCCGGTGACCATGACATCAGCCAGCCAATTTTTGTTGACAGCGGCCATAAACTCACCGATTCATTTGAAAATGAATACGTGCCAGCCTATTATGTATTTGATAAGACAGGCCAGCTTCGCCATTTTCAAGCCGGGGGAAGCGGAATGAAAATGTTGGAAAAACGTGTGAATCGTGTTTTAAGTGAAACCGAATAA
- a CDS encoding YkuS family protein has protein sequence MNGKIGIEESLSDVENALKEKGYDVITLKAMEDAKGCDCCVVTGLDSNMLGVSNVVIEGSVIEASGLTADEICQIVEQKIQH, from the coding sequence ATGAATGGAAAAATAGGAATTGAAGAGTCTCTATCTGATGTAGAAAATGCCCTTAAAGAAAAAGGTTACGATGTGATTACTTTGAAGGCCATGGAAGATGCTAAAGGGTGTGACTGCTGCGTAGTGACAGGTTTGGATTCAAATATGCTCGGAGTTTCCAACGTGGTCATCGAAGGCTCTGTTATCGAAGCGTCAGGACTGACTGCCGATGAGATTTGCCAGATAGTAGAACAAAAAATACAACATTAA
- a CDS encoding molybdopterin molybdotransferase MoeA, with amino-acid sequence MVVTRKPIPVGQAVERVMNVSKKGETEWVPLEQSLHRHLAETIIADHDIPAFDRSPYDGFAIRAEDSIHASKENPLTFHVVDHIGAGSVSEKKIGRYEAVRIMTGAKIPDGADTIVMLELANVISENGNERIELKRPFYSGDNISKKGEDTAEGERLIPAGTVIDSGVIALLATFGYAAVNVVKKPKIGIIATGTELLDISDPLEPGKIRNSNASMIYAQIQEAGGEPLNLGKMADHFDSCYEAVKKAIDKVDFLITTGGVSVGDFDFLPAIYERLGANVLFNKVGMRPGSVTTVAEYKGKLLFGLSGNPSACFVGFELFVKPVIKNWLLSDKPYSLYHQATLSKDFLKANPFTRFVRSSVSSENGKLFVDPVGLDKSSSVISLASTNALLVLPGGTKGYQKGDQVIVLMIKEERGCEWPWDIILSSSK; translated from the coding sequence ATGGTTGTAACGAGAAAACCGATTCCAGTAGGACAAGCAGTAGAAAGAGTGATGAACGTTTCCAAAAAAGGAGAAACGGAATGGGTGCCGCTGGAGCAGAGTTTACATCGCCATTTGGCGGAAACAATAATTGCTGATCATGATATACCTGCATTTGATCGCTCTCCATACGATGGATTTGCGATCAGAGCGGAGGATTCTATCCATGCCTCCAAAGAAAATCCCCTCACATTTCATGTCGTTGATCATATAGGTGCAGGTAGTGTGTCAGAAAAGAAAATCGGTCGGTATGAGGCAGTCAGAATTATGACTGGCGCAAAAATACCCGACGGTGCAGATACAATCGTCATGCTTGAGCTCGCGAACGTGATATCCGAGAATGGAAATGAGCGAATCGAATTGAAGCGACCCTTTTACTCTGGTGACAATATTTCGAAAAAAGGGGAGGATACTGCTGAAGGAGAAAGGCTCATTCCCGCAGGAACAGTTATCGATTCAGGTGTTATTGCGTTGTTGGCGACATTTGGTTATGCAGCAGTAAATGTCGTGAAAAAACCGAAAATTGGAATCATTGCGACCGGAACAGAGCTGTTAGATATCAGCGATCCGCTTGAGCCGGGCAAAATCAGGAACAGCAATGCGAGTATGATCTATGCCCAAATTCAAGAAGCCGGCGGTGAACCGTTGAATCTTGGGAAAATGGCTGACCACTTTGATTCTTGTTATGAGGCAGTAAAAAAGGCGATCGATAAGGTTGATTTTCTTATTACTACGGGCGGAGTGTCTGTCGGTGATTTTGATTTTTTACCCGCCATTTATGAAAGACTCGGGGCCAATGTACTCTTTAATAAAGTAGGGATGAGGCCCGGCAGTGTGACAACGGTGGCAGAATATAAAGGAAAGCTGTTATTTGGTTTATCGGGCAATCCTTCCGCATGCTTTGTCGGCTTTGAACTTTTCGTCAAACCGGTCATCAAAAACTGGCTATTAAGCGACAAGCCCTATTCACTTTATCATCAAGCGACACTGAGCAAGGATTTCCTTAAAGCGAATCCATTTACCAGATTTGTTCGTTCGTCCGTATCAAGTGAAAACGGAAAATTATTTGTCGACCCGGTCGGCCTCGATAAATCCAGCTCAGTCATTTCACTTGCATCAACAAATGCATTGCTCGTTCTTCCAGGTGGGACAAAAGGATACCAAAAGGGCGATCAAGTGATTGTGCTGATGATTAAGGAAGAAAGAGGATGTGAATGGCCGTGGGACATCATCCTTTCATCCTCCAAATAA
- a CDS encoding molybdenum cofactor biosynthesis protein MoaE translates to MHDQFEITESEIDVQSVIKKVESNKAGAITTFIGTVREWTNGKKTVYLKYEAYKPMAVKMLQQISDEISERWPLTKTAISHRVGSLRISEAAVVIAVSSPHRKDAYEANEYAIERIKQIVPIWKKEHWEDGTSWIGNQQETISYPSGAPGLGKQGKKGEEK, encoded by the coding sequence TTGCATGACCAATTTGAAATCACAGAATCGGAAATCGATGTCCAGTCTGTAATCAAAAAAGTAGAGTCTAATAAAGCAGGAGCAATTACTACGTTTATTGGAACCGTCAGAGAATGGACGAATGGGAAAAAAACTGTTTATTTAAAATATGAGGCTTATAAACCGATGGCTGTTAAAATGCTTCAGCAAATCAGCGATGAAATCAGCGAGCGCTGGCCACTCACAAAAACGGCAATCAGCCATCGTGTCGGCAGCCTTCGTATTTCAGAAGCTGCTGTTGTTATCGCGGTATCATCGCCGCATCGAAAAGATGCCTATGAAGCGAATGAATATGCAATCGAACGAATCAAACAAATTGTACCTATATGGAAAAAAGAACATTGGGAAGATGGAACCTCATGGATCGGAAATCAGCAGGAAACGATTTCTTATCCGTCTGGAGCGCCCGGCTTAGGGAAACAAGGAAAAAAGGGTGAAGAAAAATGA
- a CDS encoding LysR family transcriptional regulator, with protein sequence MQLYELQMLVVLAEERNMRKASERLFVSQPALSQRLQSIEKSWGVQIFLRSQKGLTVTSAGEKIIQFANDVTKEKEKVKESIEELEGEIYGTLKLAAASIIGQHWLPGILKSYIKRFPKAKVSLLTGWSSEMVRALYDDQVHIGIIRGNPEWKGEKRYLMTDYLYLADTEIDCIEDLAKTERPFIQFKSDSTYYQEIQHWWYQKFKTSPKQTIIVDQIETCKQMAYHGIGYAILPSVTLNEKDETEINKIPLLDLKGNPIGRDTWLLGYESTFQLKQVEAFVSVVEEKMKDSGS encoded by the coding sequence GTGCAGCTCTATGAACTTCAAATGCTTGTCGTATTAGCGGAAGAACGAAATATGAGAAAAGCGTCTGAAAGATTGTTTGTCTCCCAGCCTGCTTTATCCCAGCGGCTTCAATCGATAGAGAAATCGTGGGGCGTTCAGATCTTTCTGCGCTCACAAAAGGGATTGACCGTAACTTCTGCTGGAGAAAAAATCATCCAATTCGCAAATGACGTGACTAAAGAAAAAGAAAAGGTGAAAGAGAGCATTGAAGAGCTTGAAGGAGAGATATATGGAACTCTAAAGCTTGCTGCTGCTTCGATTATTGGGCAGCACTGGCTGCCAGGAATTTTAAAATCCTATATCAAAAGATTTCCGAAAGCTAAGGTTTCCCTTTTAACTGGATGGAGCAGTGAAATGGTACGTGCGTTGTACGATGACCAGGTTCATATCGGCATCATTAGGGGCAATCCTGAATGGAAAGGGGAAAAAAGGTATTTGATGACGGATTATTTGTATTTGGCTGACACGGAAATCGATTGTATTGAAGACCTTGCCAAAACAGAACGTCCGTTTATTCAATTTAAAAGCGACAGCACCTACTATCAAGAAATCCAGCATTGGTGGTATCAAAAATTTAAAACCTCGCCAAAGCAAACGATTATCGTTGATCAAATTGAAACGTGCAAGCAAATGGCTTATCACGGAATAGGGTATGCCATATTGCCATCTGTTACGTTGAATGAAAAAGATGAAACAGAAATAAATAAAATACCCCTATTAGATTTGAAAGGGAATCCGATCGGAAGAGACACTTGGCTGCTTGGCTATGAGTCGACATTTCAATTAAAGCAGGTGGAGGCTTTTGTTTCTGTCGTAGAGGAAAAGATGAAAGACTCTGGTTCGTAA
- the mobB gene encoding molybdopterin-guanine dinucleotide biosynthesis protein B, producing the protein MAVGHHPFILQIIGYKNSGKTTMMEKLAAAADKKGWSVGCLKHHGHGGEPDAAKNDSERFSKAGAAVSGVEGEGRLLLSIKKVKWTLEEILDLYVYLNVDCLFIEGYKQAKYKKVVILKSEEDVELLQNAEQVIAVIYRDEKLRGVSFGVPAFHADDPLAVPYLINCMEEENFA; encoded by the coding sequence ATGGCCGTGGGACATCATCCTTTCATCCTCCAAATAATCGGATATAAGAACAGCGGGAAAACGACGATGATGGAGAAGCTGGCAGCTGCAGCGGACAAAAAAGGGTGGTCGGTAGGCTGCTTAAAGCATCATGGTCATGGCGGTGAGCCGGATGCCGCCAAAAATGATTCTGAGCGCTTTAGCAAAGCAGGAGCTGCGGTTTCAGGGGTTGAAGGAGAAGGAAGACTGCTGCTTTCTATTAAAAAGGTAAAATGGACGCTTGAAGAGATCCTGGATTTATATGTTTATTTAAATGTTGATTGTCTATTTATCGAAGGATATAAACAGGCGAAATATAAAAAGGTTGTCATCTTAAAAAGCGAGGAAGACGTCGAGCTACTGCAAAATGCAGAGCAAGTCATTGCCGTTATATACAGGGATGAAAAGCTTCGCGGTGTTTCTTTCGGAGTGCCGGCTTTTCATGCGGATGACCCATTGGCTGTTCCTTATTTAATAAACTGTATGGAGGAAGAAAATTTTGCATGA
- a CDS encoding molybdenum cofactor guanylyltransferase translates to MKHSHILLAGGKSSRFGQPKAFKNWNGILLYEWCKQALGGEQTYIVSHPSLVARFQERMEENIIVDLEPFSGKGPLAGIYTAMNLIESDYYTFLPCDTPLVEQRTIELLKREARGFDAVVPIADGRIHPLVSVIHHQAKDVVYKQLLGNQLRAVDLFQLLHTNYLEVECFGSKSWEFINVNVEEDLKELNKHVVQRFNLNDEE, encoded by the coding sequence GTGAAGCATAGTCATATTTTATTGGCCGGAGGAAAATCCAGCCGCTTCGGACAACCAAAAGCCTTTAAAAACTGGAATGGAATACTGCTTTACGAATGGTGCAAACAAGCCTTGGGAGGAGAACAGACTTATATTGTTTCTCATCCTTCGCTGGTAGCCAGATTTCAAGAAAGGATGGAAGAAAACATAATAGTAGATCTCGAGCCGTTTAGCGGAAAAGGTCCATTGGCAGGAATTTATACTGCCATGAACCTTATTGAATCCGACTATTACACCTTTCTTCCCTGTGACACACCTCTTGTTGAACAGAGAACGATCGAGCTGTTAAAAAGGGAAGCGCGTGGATTTGATGCAGTTGTGCCAATCGCAGACGGTAGAATTCATCCGCTCGTCTCTGTCATTCATCATCAGGCAAAAGATGTTGTGTACAAACAATTGCTGGGAAATCAATTGAGAGCTGTTGATTTGTTTCAACTTCTTCACACAAATTATTTAGAAGTAGAATGCTTCGGTTCAAAGTCCTGGGAATTTATCAATGTAAATGTCGAAGAAGACCTAAAAGAGCTGAACAAACACGTTGTTCAGCGATTTAACTTAAACGATGAGGAGTAA
- the dapD gene encoding 2,3,4,5-tetrahydropyridine-2,6-dicarboxylate N-acetyltransferase, giving the protein MKMMDANEIISFIQNSTKSTPVKVYVKGSLEGIDFGKNSKTFLTDNTGVVFGEWQEIAAAIEANKEKIEDYEVENDRRNSAIPLLDLKDVKARIEPGAIIRDQVEIGDNAVIMMGASINIGSVIGEGTMIDMNVVLGGRATVGKNCHIGAGSVLAGVIEPPSAKPVVVEDDVVIGANAVVLEGVTVGKGAVVAAGAIVVNDVEPYTVVAGTPAKKIKDIDEQTKGKTEIKQELRQL; this is encoded by the coding sequence ATGAAAATGATGGATGCAAATGAAATTATTTCATTTATTCAAAATAGTACAAAATCAACTCCAGTTAAGGTTTACGTAAAAGGCAGCCTTGAGGGAATCGATTTTGGAAAAAACTCAAAAACATTTTTGACAGATAATACAGGAGTGGTTTTTGGGGAATGGCAGGAGATTGCAGCTGCGATTGAAGCCAATAAAGAGAAAATTGAAGATTATGAAGTAGAAAATGATCGCCGCAACTCTGCGATACCGCTGCTGGATCTGAAGGATGTAAAAGCACGGATCGAGCCTGGCGCAATCATTCGTGATCAGGTAGAAATTGGCGACAATGCGGTCATTATGATGGGAGCTTCGATCAATATCGGCTCAGTCATCGGTGAAGGAACAATGATTGATATGAACGTCGTGCTTGGAGGAAGAGCGACAGTAGGGAAAAACTGTCACATTGGCGCCGGTTCAGTTCTTGCAGGTGTCATTGAACCGCCATCAGCAAAGCCTGTCGTGGTTGAAGATGATGTCGTAATTGGCGCAAATGCAGTTGTTCTTGAAGGGGTTACTGTCGGCAAGGGTGCTGTAGTTGCCGCCGGAGCGATTGTCGTTAACGATGTAGAACCTTATACTGTTGTAGCGGGAACGCCTGCTAAAAAGATTAAGGATATAGACGAACAGACAAAAGGCAAAACAGAAATCAAACAAGAGCTTCGCCAGCTGTAA
- a CDS encoding YkuJ family protein yields MSQLMGIITRLQSLQESAEAANEPTQRYFEVEGEKVCSVKYFEKNQTFELTVYVKGEKPNTFPFDNIDMISIEIFELLQQ; encoded by the coding sequence ATGTCACAGTTAATGGGTATTATTACAAGGCTGCAAAGCTTACAAGAATCAGCGGAGGCGGCAAATGAACCGACGCAAAGATACTTTGAAGTCGAAGGCGAAAAAGTTTGCAGTGTAAAATATTTCGAAAAAAATCAAACATTTGAGCTTACGGTATACGTTAAAGGAGAAAAACCAAATACGTTCCCTTTTGATAATATTGATATGATTTCGATTGAAATATTTGAACTGCTTCAGCAATAG
- the abbA gene encoding antirepressor AbbA, with amino-acid sequence MNNSVKGLTADEQKLLIDVLFANEYALELLSSELYDIETGTKDVDETTYKKLVTLYDRVRFNN; translated from the coding sequence ATGAATAATTCTGTCAAAGGATTAACCGCAGACGAACAAAAACTTCTAATTGATGTCCTTTTTGCAAACGAATACGCACTTGAGCTGTTAAGCAGCGAACTTTACGACATTGAAACGGGTACGAAAGACGTAGATGAAACAACCTATAAGAAACTGGTTACTTTATATGACAGGGTACGTTTTAACAACTAG
- a CDS encoding Rok-like winged helix domain-containing protein — translation MFNEREALRLRLEQLNEAEVKVIREYQIERDKIYAKLRELDGIPAPKLQDYTKESESNRKTESLPVLAELAAQEMKSYHQPQEQKEVQTQEASSQLPERISRRRRGTARPGSKAAKLREAAIKTLKRHNAAIKSSELQKEIEKESGLEIPNMTTFMQSLIKMYPEVKKPYRGQYILEGDIPEESEA, via the coding sequence TTGTTTAATGAAAGAGAAGCATTAAGACTTCGCTTAGAACAGCTAAATGAAGCTGAAGTAAAAGTTATTCGCGAATATCAAATTGAGCGTGATAAAATTTATGCTAAGCTTAGAGAGTTAGACGGCATTCCAGCTCCAAAGCTGCAGGACTACACGAAAGAAAGCGAATCCAATAGAAAAACGGAATCGCTTCCAGTTTTGGCAGAGCTAGCGGCTCAAGAAATGAAAAGCTACCATCAGCCGCAAGAGCAAAAAGAGGTGCAAACTCAAGAGGCTTCATCCCAGCTGCCTGAAAGGATCTCGAGAAGAAGAAGAGGTACAGCAAGACCTGGATCAAAAGCCGCCAAACTAAGAGAAGCAGCTATTAAAACGCTTAAACGACACAATGCTGCCATTAAAAGCTCTGAGCTGCAAAAAGAAATCGAAAAAGAAAGCGGTTTGGAAATTCCAAATATGACGACCTTCATGCAAAGCCTGATAAAAATGTATCCTGAGGTTAAAAAACCTTATCGCGGACAATACATTTTAGAAGGCGACATTCCTGAAGAAAGCGAAGCATAA
- the cbpB gene encoding cyclic-di-AMP-binding protein CbpB → MIHLQSEELLHKTIENFMIESDKVAHVQIGNNLEHALLVLTKTGYTAIPVLDPMYRLHGLIGTNMIMDKIIGLKRIEYEKLDQIPVEQAMKTDIPRLKINDPLLKGLGMVVDHGFVCVENEEQLFAGIFTRRTILKQLNKVIRNFNK, encoded by the coding sequence ATGATTCATTTACAGTCAGAAGAGCTTTTACATAAGACGATAGAAAACTTTATGATTGAATCTGACAAAGTAGCCCATGTTCAAATCGGCAATAATTTGGAGCATGCCCTTCTTGTATTAACTAAAACGGGGTATACGGCTATACCGGTGCTGGATCCGATGTACCGGCTGCATGGCCTTATTGGCACAAACATGATTATGGATAAGATTATCGGCCTCAAAAGAATTGAATACGAAAAACTTGATCAAATACCTGTTGAACAGGCGATGAAGACCGATATTCCGAGATTAAAAATCAATGATCCTCTGCTTAAAGGCCTAGGAATGGTCGTTGATCATGGGTTTGTATGCGTAGAAAATGAAGAACAGCTTTTTGCAGGAATTTTTACTAGAAGAACGATTTTGAAACAATTAAATAAAGTCATTCGTAATTTTAACAAATAG
- a CDS encoding MoeB/ThiF family adenylyltransferase, whose protein sequence is MYERYSRQTICSYIGIEGQEQLADSCVLIIGAGALGTANAEGLARAGIGKIVLVDRDYVEWSNLQRQQLYTEEDAKNRLPKAIAAKAHLAKINSEITIEVHNEDADAEMLLPLMQKADVVIDATDNFDTRLIINDLAYQTNTPWIYGGCVSSQGMYMAFIPGETPCFSCVFTHLPPGGLTCDTAGIISPAVQMVAAFQQAEAIKLLTKQKQALRSAFFTFDLWENTQIQVKVAAMHRKHCPTCGDNPKYPQIQFENKKKSEVLCGRDTVQIRTPMLKNLPVHDLKERLQKLYLVEANDYLLHITFESYRIVLFLQDSRAFVHGTNDPKTANSVLARVIGL, encoded by the coding sequence ATGTATGAGCGCTATTCTAGGCAAACCATTTGCAGCTATATAGGCATTGAAGGACAGGAACAGCTGGCAGACAGCTGTGTTTTAATTATTGGCGCGGGTGCTCTTGGTACAGCAAACGCTGAAGGATTGGCGAGAGCAGGTATCGGAAAAATCGTGCTTGTTGATCGAGATTATGTGGAATGGAGTAATCTGCAGCGGCAGCAGCTCTATACGGAAGAAGATGCAAAAAACAGGCTGCCTAAAGCGATTGCCGCTAAAGCTCACCTAGCCAAAATAAACAGCGAGATTACGATAGAAGTACATAATGAGGATGCGGATGCAGAAATGTTATTGCCATTAATGCAAAAAGCTGACGTTGTGATCGATGCGACTGATAATTTTGACACGCGACTTATAATAAATGATCTTGCTTATCAAACAAATACGCCGTGGATCTACGGTGGGTGTGTCAGCAGCCAGGGAATGTACATGGCGTTTATACCGGGGGAAACCCCTTGTTTTTCCTGTGTATTTACTCATCTTCCCCCTGGGGGATTAACGTGTGACACTGCAGGCATCATATCTCCGGCGGTCCAAATGGTAGCAGCGTTTCAGCAGGCAGAGGCGATCAAGCTTTTAACGAAGCAAAAACAGGCGCTTCGCTCGGCTTTTTTCACCTTCGATTTATGGGAAAATACGCAAATTCAAGTGAAGGTCGCTGCCATGCATCGAAAGCATTGCCCAACCTGCGGCGATAATCCGAAGTATCCCCAAATTCAGTTTGAAAACAAAAAGAAATCAGAAGTGCTATGCGGAAGGGATACGGTCCAAATTCGCACGCCAATGCTCAAAAATTTACCTGTACACGACCTGAAGGAAAGGCTTCAAAAGTTGTATCTGGTTGAAGCAAACGACTATTTGCTTCATATTACGTTTGAATCCTATCGAATCGTACTGTTTCTTCAAGACAGTCGGGCGTTCGTACATGGTACGAATGATCCGAAAACAGCAAATTCTGTGCTAGCAAGAGTGATAGGTCTATAA